From the Solibacillus sp. FSL R5-0449 genome, one window contains:
- a CDS encoding ABC transporter, whose protein sequence is MLQALKVGLLIERSNRKNIIALLAVIVIVFGCMFFIKAQSIGDQLNEKKGDYYSSRAVLAKFQVQDASRDGDGSDLFKNLTQQKSAVALQIASLTVENYPMYYEASYRIAELRQQAFNMEEYEKVKDLLPSKFQNSMNYLYFKTMYESGKNTISDISHYIPFLLYFFSLVGVGWYIFMSFYTSSILLDDFEHSSIIKGYPVRFDQYVISKCIIAFLYVVAFIALIFISATPLLFNGLGDGSEKVTVYLGDPALISSVQYIALCIVYMLVISIFVMLLSIILNVLLKNMYLTLFVHFILFFLPIIFPSIISVLPYSPFHFMNFNEILSGMPLDLVRPVDVTMNIGLLIMSICILIMLFVIKTFFSTGKIKRA, encoded by the coding sequence ATGTTGCAGGCATTAAAAGTTGGATTACTAATCGAACGCTCCAACCGAAAAAATATTATTGCGTTACTCGCAGTGATCGTCATTGTGTTTGGATGTATGTTTTTTATTAAGGCGCAGTCCATAGGGGATCAGCTCAATGAAAAAAAGGGTGACTATTACAGTTCGCGTGCGGTATTAGCCAAGTTCCAAGTCCAGGATGCTTCCAGGGACGGGGATGGCAGTGATTTATTTAAAAATCTGACTCAGCAGAAAAGTGCTGTCGCATTACAAATTGCTTCATTAACTGTAGAAAACTATCCGATGTATTATGAGGCTTCCTACCGTATTGCGGAGCTGCGGCAACAAGCTTTTAATATGGAAGAGTACGAAAAAGTGAAGGATTTGCTGCCTTCCAAGTTCCAAAATTCAATGAATTACTTATATTTTAAAACGATGTACGAATCGGGTAAAAATACGATTAGCGATATCTCTCATTACATACCGTTTTTGTTGTATTTCTTTAGCTTAGTAGGTGTTGGCTGGTACATATTTATGAGTTTCTATACGAGTTCGATTTTACTGGATGATTTTGAGCATTCAAGCATTATAAAAGGCTACCCGGTCCGTTTTGACCAGTATGTGATATCGAAATGTATCATTGCCTTTTTGTATGTTGTCGCGTTTATTGCGCTCATTTTTATCAGTGCTACGCCATTGCTATTTAATGGGTTGGGAGACGGTTCCGAAAAAGTGACTGTGTATTTAGGGGACCCGGCATTAATTTCAAGTGTGCAATATATTGCGCTATGTATTGTCTACATGCTCGTCATTTCGATATTTGTCATGCTCTTATCGATTATTTTAAATGTACTGCTGAAAAATATGTATCTGACATTATTTGTCCATTTTATTCTATTCTTTTTACCTATTATTTTCCCTTCAATTATTAGTGTGCTTCCGTACAGTCCATTCCATTTCATGAATTTTAATGAAATTTTAAGTGGAATGCCGTTGGATTTAGTGCGTCCTGTGGATGTAACGATGAATATCGGGTTACTGATTATGAGTATTTGTATTTTAATCATGTTATTTGTCATCAAAACATTCTTCTCTACAGGAAAAATTAAAAGGGCCTAG
- a CDS encoding AbrB/MazE/SpoVT family DNA-binding domain-containing protein, with translation MKSTGIVRKVDELGRIVIPMELRRTLEINEKDPVEIFVDGEEIILRKFVSNAACIVTGEITPNNFTLFNHITLSPKGAEVLLNQLKQK, from the coding sequence ATGAAATCAACGGGCATCGTACGCAAAGTCGATGAATTAGGGCGTATCGTTATTCCAATGGAGCTACGCAGAACGCTTGAAATCAACGAAAAAGACCCTGTTGAAATTTTCGTAGACGGTGAGGAAATCATTCTACGAAAATTCGTTTCGAATGCTGCATGCATCGTAACAGGAGAAATTACACCAAATAACTTCACATTATTTAATCACATCACCCTTTCTCCTAAAGGGGCTGAAGTGTTGCTAAATCAGTTGAAACAGAAATAA
- a CDS encoding CarD family transcriptional regulator, which produces MYKIGDLTFYKSHGICQIDGIIEQNFTGEPMLYYVMQSKIRPGVTLYHPVESKNSQLEKLLSYDEAVQIMDCFSNEPSEWNDRSTNRQRNHAEILSANNHLEAAQLMNTLLRKDLELQKEEKKITSQDSQILQQLSTIIYDVLEIALKKPKDAIEKEIFKRVQGPTN; this is translated from the coding sequence ATGTATAAAATTGGTGACTTAACGTTTTATAAATCCCATGGTATTTGTCAAATTGATGGTATTATAGAACAAAACTTCACAGGAGAGCCTATGCTTTACTATGTTATGCAGTCAAAAATCAGACCGGGAGTAACGCTATATCATCCAGTAGAGAGTAAGAACTCACAACTTGAAAAACTTTTGAGCTATGATGAAGCAGTTCAAATTATGGATTGTTTTTCGAATGAACCAAGTGAATGGAATGACCGCAGTACAAACCGTCAAAGAAATCACGCAGAAATCTTAAGTGCGAATAACCATCTAGAAGCGGCACAATTAATGAATACACTCCTACGAAAAGACTTGGAATTACAAAAAGAAGAGAAAAAAATTACATCTCAAGATTCACAAATTTTACAGCAACTCTCAACGATTATTTATGACGTCTTGGAAATTGCGCTTAAAAAGCCAAAAGATGCTATTGAAAAAGAGATTTTTAAAAGAGTTCAAGGACCTACTAACTGA
- a CDS encoding dienelactone hydrolase family protein — protein MELKQNSSQCVILLHEIYGINSHMDYYAKALYEKGFDVYVPNLLQGTTAFAYEDEELAYKNFMENIGFEKAKSKINALINDLSKEYAHIRIIGFSIGATIAWLCSNNRSVHKVIGFYGSRIRQYTDVIPNAETILIFGEQEKSFNPVDLKISLAAYPNVLINIVEAAHGFADPYSPKYNERIANDLAGYLFD, from the coding sequence GTGGAATTAAAACAAAATTCAAGTCAATGTGTTATTTTACTTCACGAAATTTATGGCATTAATTCGCATATGGATTACTATGCAAAGGCTTTATATGAAAAGGGGTTTGATGTATATGTCCCAAACCTATTGCAAGGAACCACTGCATTCGCATATGAAGATGAAGAGCTAGCATACAAAAACTTCATGGAAAATATCGGATTTGAAAAAGCGAAGAGTAAAATAAATGCTTTAATAAATGATTTATCAAAAGAATATGCCCACATACGTATTATCGGCTTTAGTATTGGTGCGACAATTGCTTGGCTTTGCAGTAATAACCGTTCTGTACATAAAGTAATTGGCTTTTATGGTTCACGAATTCGACAATATACAGACGTAATTCCAAATGCAGAAACGATTCTAATATTTGGTGAACAAGAAAAATCCTTTAATCCAGTCGATTTAAAAATAAGTCTTGCAGCTTATCCTAATGTATTGATAAATATCGTTGAAGCTGCGCATGGTTTCGCTGACCCGTACTCACCAAAATACAATGAACGTATAGCTAATGATTTAGCAGGATATTTATTCGATTAA
- a CDS encoding aspartyl-phosphate phosphatase Spo0E family protein, which yields MRFLFFKKIFRLRLRIRIESKRKDMYKKANDLGFTHPEVVHCSQELDELLNKYSDTAA from the coding sequence ATGAGATTTTTATTTTTCAAAAAAATATTTAGGCTAAGATTGAGAATAAGAATTGAATCTAAAAGAAAAGACATGTACAAAAAAGCAAATGATCTAGGATTCACACACCCTGAAGTAGTACATTGCAGCCAAGAATTAGATGAGTTACTTAATAAGTATTCGGATACTGCGGCATAA
- a CDS encoding VOC family protein — MYLKEWTETLHVAQLRIARPTDQIEQIERFYCEGLGLKKLGGFKGHEGYTGIMIGLPDASYHLEFTEHIDGSPCPAPTEDNLLVFYMPNVEQIQAVKARLASMGYYEVPPENPYWEEKGVTIADPDGWRIVLMNTNGI; from the coding sequence ATGTATTTGAAAGAGTGGACTGAAACATTACATGTAGCGCAACTTCGTATCGCACGGCCGACCGATCAAATAGAACAGATAGAACGTTTTTATTGTGAAGGTCTCGGGCTTAAAAAACTTGGAGGCTTTAAAGGGCATGAAGGATACACGGGTATTATGATCGGCTTGCCGGATGCATCATATCATCTGGAGTTTACCGAACATATTGACGGAAGTCCATGTCCTGCACCAACGGAAGATAATTTGCTTGTATTTTATATGCCTAATGTTGAGCAAATTCAAGCAGTAAAGGCTCGACTCGCTAGTATGGGCTACTACGAGGTACCGCCTGAAAATCCGTATTGGGAAGAAAAAGGTGTGACGATTGCGGACCCCGACGGCTGGCGTATAGTATTGATGAATACAAATGGGATTTAA
- a CDS encoding ABC transporter permease — protein sequence MYGYFKFELKQFFTNKKNLAIYFLLAFAALFYAFKIAPAYDPIEKVDREEIEARYLTRQEFIDDLSKRNLREIHPTSVRAYYDFADINPLDKARMDALDANDLKKYAEVTSAWYLQMNYLTFYNEHLFYNDRYYVADREHANVEGALNAMDQHYRYGAFNEANYELSIGVFEQRTALQTLERLLKGPLPLILIICTLLLAVDIVTKDRRHPSVLKGFPIADWKKLLMKIGVAFIGSIALFVPLLIGFMIIGAQSGFGHLKLPSPEYALNFMQIGNESLANMMTLGMFLGRSLSLLIVWFIVIINVVVLCSVLFRQEMVNLAVGLFVIFGEKFYMNRGIGYFWEVEKVPTTYIHVGKVVSSYQNYFLGSENVDYQLGLLLLSICAVVLLVIALLISLNKRFKLVK from the coding sequence ATGTACGGATATTTTAAATTTGAACTGAAACAGTTTTTTACGAATAAGAAAAACTTGGCGATCTATTTTCTCTTGGCATTTGCTGCGCTATTTTATGCGTTTAAGATTGCACCTGCCTATGATCCGATTGAAAAGGTCGATCGCGAGGAAATAGAAGCCCGCTATTTAACGCGTCAGGAATTTATTGATGATTTAAGTAAGAGGAACTTAAGGGAAATACATCCGACATCAGTTAGAGCATATTATGATTTTGCTGATATCAACCCGCTGGATAAGGCAAGAATGGATGCCCTTGATGCAAATGATCTGAAAAAGTATGCGGAAGTGACAAGCGCCTGGTATCTTCAAATGAACTATTTGACTTTTTATAATGAGCACCTATTCTATAATGACCGTTATTATGTGGCAGACAGAGAACATGCAAATGTTGAAGGTGCTTTAAATGCAATGGATCAACATTACCGGTATGGTGCTTTTAATGAGGCGAATTACGAGCTGTCGATTGGCGTTTTTGAGCAACGTACGGCATTGCAGACGCTTGAACGACTTCTGAAAGGTCCGCTTCCGTTAATTTTAATTATATGTACCTTATTACTGGCGGTCGATATTGTGACGAAGGATCGCCGACACCCGTCTGTGCTGAAAGGTTTCCCGATTGCGGACTGGAAAAAGTTGCTCATGAAAATAGGTGTTGCTTTTATCGGCAGTATCGCTTTATTTGTACCTTTACTTATTGGTTTTATGATAATCGGGGCTCAATCAGGTTTCGGCCATCTTAAACTGCCATCACCTGAGTATGCTTTGAATTTCATGCAAATAGGGAATGAGAGTTTAGCTAATATGATGACATTGGGCATGTTTTTGGGTCGGTCTTTATCATTACTGATTGTATGGTTCATTGTCATTATCAATGTTGTGGTTTTATGCAGTGTACTGTTCCGCCAAGAAATGGTGAATTTGGCAGTCGGACTATTCGTCATTTTTGGCGAAAAGTTTTATATGAACCGCGGTATCGGGTATTTCTGGGAAGTGGAAAAAGTACCGACAACGTATATCCATGTCGGAAAAGTTGTGTCGAGTTATCAGAACTATTTTTTAGGAAGTGAAAATGTTGATTATCAACTTGGCCTGCTGTTATTGTCAATTTGCGCAGTTGTCCTATTGGTCATTGCACTGCTCATTTCACTTAATAAACGGTTCAAGCTTGTAAAATAG
- a CDS encoding TetR/AcrR family transcriptional regulator: protein MNKHDLRVIKTKKNIHNVLLDLLKKKSLSQISITELCNLAEISRGTFYFHYQEIGDILDEIFEKTMQDLELWYSDPFKNGFNINQKNLAPGMIKIFNHVKRNEAFYRIILSSDIFIKYYYLLYENIMKLHRDFGSGQFEQNKYTLSYSANGIIGLILEWHKEDFNSTEEEMNNRLYEILKFNDL from the coding sequence ATGAATAAACATGATTTAAGAGTTATCAAAACAAAGAAAAATATTCATAATGTTTTATTAGATTTGTTGAAAAAAAAGTCTTTATCTCAAATCAGTATTACAGAGCTTTGTAATTTAGCTGAAATTAGCAGAGGGACCTTTTATTTTCATTATCAAGAAATTGGAGATATCTTAGACGAAATTTTTGAAAAGACCATGCAGGATTTAGAACTTTGGTATAGTGATCCTTTTAAAAATGGGTTTAATATTAATCAAAAAAACTTGGCACCAGGGATGATTAAAATTTTTAACCATGTAAAAAGAAATGAAGCGTTTTATCGAATTATTCTATCGTCTGACATATTTATTAAATATTATTATTTGCTTTATGAAAATATTATGAAGCTTCATAGAGATTTTGGGAGTGGGCAATTCGAACAAAATAAATATACTTTGTCATATTCGGCAAATGGCATTATTGGCCTTATTCTAGAATGGCATAAAGAAGATTTTAACAGTACTGAGGAAGAGATGAACAATCGGTTATATGAAATTCTTAAGTTTAATGATTTGTAG
- a CDS encoding DUF3231 family protein — MGILTGNPKDEPLHYGEVFNIWSSLAAGYSMIAGYQTFYNHAGDHDLKKIIEDFVQFAREEVKQLEKILKLNGVGLPPAPPERPEARIENIPPGARFNDPEISAALSVDVAAGLVACSQAMGMTTREDIGMMYGQFHTAKAQLGAKLLRLNKSKGWLIPPPLHLHHPLH; from the coding sequence ATGGGAATTTTAACGGGTAACCCAAAAGATGAACCGTTACATTATGGAGAAGTTTTTAACATTTGGTCAAGTTTGGCTGCAGGGTACAGTATGATTGCCGGGTATCAGACTTTTTATAATCATGCCGGTGACCACGACTTGAAAAAAATAATTGAAGACTTTGTTCAATTTGCTCGAGAAGAAGTAAAACAATTAGAAAAAATCCTTAAATTAAATGGCGTTGGACTTCCTCCTGCACCACCGGAACGTCCTGAAGCACGAATCGAAAACATCCCGCCAGGAGCAAGATTCAATGATCCTGAAATAAGTGCAGCATTATCTGTAGATGTCGCTGCCGGTTTAGTTGCATGCAGCCAGGCGATGGGTATGACAACGCGAGAAGATATCGGAATGATGTATGGTCAATTCCATACAGCTAAGGCACAGCTTGGAGCAAAGCTATTACGCTTAAACAAATCAAAAGGCTGGCTAATCCCTCCGCCATTGCATCTGCACCATCCATTACATTAA
- a CDS encoding ABC transporter ATP-binding protein, producing MIAIENITVQFADKKVLNDISIKFEQGEMIGLVAPNGTGKSTLMNVIMNYLQPTSGKVSFNGNLSYSSKSNEVKIHEFVSMMPDQSDLYNHLSGRAHLKMFATMWKSDPKLIDETIEALNMGHYVNKKTGTYSLGMRQRLCFAMQIVANTEIMMMDEVMNGLDPNNIEVISKILMKKKAEGKMIIIASHLLDNLEKYADRIFLFNGGKLVDTNEIIEGFSQAKIKTVRIKNMEESVKALLKEKYPLIEQQTLVTDMTLLHLPHSEPMLLSELTEFLVDNNVMDFAFGKVTLNDLYALYYHEVV from the coding sequence ATGATTGCTATTGAAAATATTACCGTTCAGTTTGCGGATAAAAAAGTGCTTAATGATATTTCGATCAAGTTTGAACAGGGTGAGATGATCGGGTTAGTAGCACCGAACGGAACCGGAAAATCTACTTTGATGAATGTCATAATGAACTATTTGCAGCCAACAAGCGGGAAAGTATCGTTTAACGGTAATCTTAGCTATTCGAGTAAATCAAATGAAGTAAAAATTCACGAGTTTGTGTCGATGATGCCGGATCAAAGTGATTTATATAACCATTTAAGTGGACGTGCCCATTTAAAAATGTTCGCAACGATGTGGAAGTCCGACCCGAAGCTGATTGACGAAACGATAGAAGCGCTGAATATGGGGCATTATGTTAATAAAAAAACAGGTACCTATTCACTCGGCATGCGTCAGCGACTTTGTTTTGCAATGCAAATTGTAGCGAACACGGAAATTATGATGATGGATGAAGTCATGAACGGGCTCGACCCAAATAATATTGAAGTCATTTCGAAGATTTTAATGAAGAAAAAGGCCGAGGGGAAAATGATTATTATCGCTTCGCATTTGCTCGATAACTTGGAGAAGTATGCAGATCGGATTTTCCTTTTCAATGGAGGCAAATTGGTCGATACGAATGAAATTATTGAAGGATTCAGCCAGGCAAAAATTAAAACAGTACGGATAAAAAATATGGAAGAATCCGTTAAAGCACTGTTAAAAGAGAAATATCCGCTGATTGAGCAGCAAACACTCGTTACGGATATGACATTGCTGCATCTTCCTCATTCGGAACCGATGCTGTTAAGCGAGCTAACTGAATTTCTGGTAGATAACAATGTAATGGATTTTGCATTTGGTAAAGTGACATTGAATGATTTATATGCCCTTTACTATCATGAAGTTGTATAA